AATAAACTCAGATGTTGTTTATACAAAATATTGCGTGGAGCGAGTTGCACGGCTAAGAAGCGTAAAATTTTGTTAGTAACTCTATCCAGGGTACGATTGAGCTAGCCTTGACCCCTAGCCCCTTTTCCGGTGAGATTTAACTAGCTGGCTTGATCTGCCTTGAACTACCTCCACCACCTAAGCTGCGGAAATAGAGTCCACCGATAGACAGCAAAAACACAACATAAGCGACTGCTTGAACTACAAACAGGTCTTGCCTGTAACCAAATAAGGTTTTAAGAATCAAGCCTGGAAACTGATCGTCGGGCAAAATTTTAGAGGTATCCCAAACCCTAGGTCCCAAAATGCAAGAGTGGTTTTTGGTAAATCTTTCGTAATAAAAACACAAACTTTCTGACTGGCGATCCATCTGGGCCAAGCTAGCAATAGCAACGTCAAAATGTGCCAACGCCGACACAACCAACCCAGCTACAATCAGAAGCAATAAAACGGTCATGACTTTGAAAAACAAGCGGATGTTAATTTTAACACCCCACTTGAACAGCAAAACTCCAATTCCTACAGCAGTTACCAAGCCTAAAATGGCACCAACGGCTGGGATTAATCCTTGTTGAAAGTTGGCAGCGATAAATAAAACAGTTTCAAAGCCTTCCCGCAAGACGGCAATGAAAATTAAGCTAAAAACACCCCAACTAGCA
This window of the Chroococcidiopsis sp. CCMEE 29 genome carries:
- a CDS encoding FTR1 family protein; protein product: MDFSAALPTFVITLREGVEAALVVGIVLAFLKKSQQTQLNPWVYAGVGAGIAASALVGVLFAWLIPTLGAANPKYTPVVEPLLEGLFSAVAIAMLSWMLIWMTRQARFIKTEVEGTLTSALKQSNGASWGVFSLIFIAVLREGFETVLFIAANFQQGLIPAVGAILGLVTAVGIGVLLFKWGVKINIRLFFKVMTVLLLLIVAGLVVSALAHFDVAIASLAQMDRQSESLCFYYERFTKNHSCILGPRVWDTSKILPDDQFPGLILKTLFGYRQDLFVVQAVAYVVFLLSIGGLYFRSLGGGGSSRQIKPAS